A single genomic interval of Camelus bactrianus isolate YW-2024 breed Bactrian camel chromosome 15, ASM4877302v1, whole genome shotgun sequence harbors:
- the TTC32 gene encoding tetratricopeptide repeat protein 32: MEGQQGQESHATLAIAQAHFEKGEYAEAEELYSAYIHQCACAASVGAAPGSKCRPEDLATAYNNRGQIKYLRVDFYEAMDDYTSAIDVQPSFEVPYYNRGLILYRLGYFDDALEDFKKVLDLNPGFQDAVLSLKQTILDKEEKQRRNY; the protein is encoded by the exons ATGGAGGGGCAGCAAGGACAAGAAAGCCACGCAACCCTAGCCATTGCCCAGGCTCACTTCGAGAAGGGAGAATACGCGGAGGCCGAGGAGCTGTACTCCGCTTACATTCACCAGTGCGCCTGTGCAGCCTCCGTGGGAGCGGCGCCCGGGAG CAAATGCCGCCCTGAGGATTTGGCTACTGCATATAACAACAGGGGGCAAATCAAGTACTTGAGGGTTGATTTTTATGAAGCCATGGATGACTACACATCTGCCATAGACGTCCAACCCAGTTTTGAAGTTCCCTATTACAACAGAGGGTTGATCTTATATAGGCTGG GATACTTTGATGATGCTTTGGAAGATTTCAAGAAAGTATTAGACTTAAATCCTGGATTTCAAGATGCTGTTTTGAGCTTAAAACAGACTATTCTagacaaagaagaaaagcaaagaagaaattattga